The proteins below come from a single Agrococcus beijingensis genomic window:
- a CDS encoding YgfZ/GcvT domain-containing protein — protein sequence MNTLQIEGAVLDEATGLPLHVGNPIAEQRRLRQGALVLLPRDVLLLTGPDTLPWLDSITSQALEQLADGASTESLVLSPEGRIEHAMRLHRAGEQLWIVVDAGTGDALEAWLTRMRFYKEVEIARPEVVVVGTAGEPAAPLAWIDGWPDVAPGGVRYGQPTGEPWRWSEAILMPAEAEALDAARFVGTMAAEALRIAAGRPSIAEVDDRSIPHELDWLTTAVHLAKGCYRGQETVAKVHNLGAPPRRVVLLHLDGSQNLPVAPGDAVLAGEAEVGAVTSSAMHDELGPIALAVVKRGTPADVDLTVRSAEGPLVAAGQQVLVPPSAGHAHRPPRLPRLGAVQRPAPPA from the coding sequence ATGAACACGTTGCAGATCGAGGGCGCCGTGCTCGACGAGGCCACCGGCCTGCCGCTGCACGTCGGCAACCCGATCGCCGAGCAGCGCCGCCTGCGGCAGGGCGCGCTCGTGCTGCTGCCGCGCGACGTGCTGCTGCTCACCGGCCCCGACACGCTGCCCTGGCTCGACTCGATCACCAGCCAGGCGCTCGAGCAGCTCGCCGACGGCGCGTCGACCGAGTCGCTGGTGCTCTCGCCGGAGGGCCGCATCGAGCACGCGATGCGCCTGCACCGCGCGGGCGAGCAGCTCTGGATCGTCGTCGACGCCGGCACGGGCGACGCGCTCGAGGCGTGGTTGACGCGGATGCGCTTCTACAAGGAGGTCGAGATCGCTCGACCCGAGGTGGTCGTCGTGGGCACCGCCGGTGAGCCCGCCGCTCCGCTGGCGTGGATCGACGGCTGGCCCGACGTCGCGCCCGGCGGCGTGCGCTACGGCCAGCCGACGGGGGAGCCGTGGCGCTGGTCGGAGGCGATCCTGATGCCGGCCGAGGCCGAGGCGCTCGACGCGGCCCGCTTCGTCGGCACGATGGCCGCCGAGGCTCTGCGCATCGCCGCTGGGCGCCCCTCGATCGCCGAGGTCGACGACCGCTCGATCCCGCACGAGCTCGACTGGCTGACGACCGCGGTGCACCTGGCCAAGGGCTGCTACCGCGGGCAGGAGACGGTCGCGAAGGTGCACAACCTGGGCGCGCCGCCGCGCCGCGTGGTGCTGCTGCACCTCGACGGCTCGCAGAACCTGCCCGTCGCCCCGGGCGACGCGGTGCTCGCCGGCGAGGCCGAGGTGGGCGCCGTCACGTCATCGGCGATGCACGACGAGCTGGGCCCGATCGCACTGGCGGTCGTCAAGCGCGGCACGCCCGCCGACGTCGACCTGACGGTGCGCTCGGCCGAGGGTCCGCTCGTCGCCGCCGGGCAGCAGGTGCTGGTGCCGCCGAGCGCGGGCCACGCCCACCGGCCGCCGCGGCTGCCGCGGCTGGGCGCCGTGCAGCGCCCCGCACCGCCCGCCTGA
- a CDS encoding class I SAM-dependent methyltransferase, which translates to MAKPTGRITRGTTGVNRLRRVDRWIAAQPAARVPGALVVDLGYGASATTSLELHERLARQNPTVEVLGLEIDPERVALATAELHAARAAGPERYGRAIAAEAKVSFALGGFEVPAPRPPQVIRAMNVLRQYDEHEVAGHWATMLDRLAPGGLLVEGTSNEVGRVCSWVALDAAGPRSLTIALKVDELGSGPMEAPSVVAERLPKALIHRNVAGERVHALLAELDRAWAIEAPLAGFGAVQRWVATVGRMRAAGWPVADGPARWRLGELTVAWAAVAPGAHPA; encoded by the coding sequence ATGGCCAAGCCGACGGGGCGCATCACGCGCGGCACGACCGGGGTGAACCGGCTGCGCCGCGTCGACCGCTGGATCGCCGCGCAGCCGGCCGCGCGCGTGCCGGGCGCCCTCGTCGTCGACCTCGGCTACGGCGCCAGCGCGACCACCAGCCTCGAGCTGCACGAGCGGCTCGCGCGGCAGAACCCCACCGTCGAGGTGCTGGGCCTCGAGATCGATCCGGAGCGGGTCGCGCTCGCCACCGCCGAGCTGCACGCCGCCCGAGCGGCCGGGCCCGAGCGCTACGGCAGGGCGATCGCCGCGGAGGCGAAGGTGTCGTTCGCGCTCGGCGGCTTCGAGGTGCCCGCGCCGCGCCCGCCGCAGGTGATCCGGGCGATGAACGTGCTGCGGCAGTACGACGAGCACGAGGTCGCGGGCCACTGGGCGACGATGCTCGACCGCCTCGCGCCGGGCGGGCTGCTCGTCGAGGGCACGTCGAACGAGGTCGGGCGGGTGTGCTCGTGGGTGGCGCTCGACGCCGCCGGTCCCCGCTCGCTCACCATCGCGCTGAAGGTCGACGAGCTCGGCTCCGGCCCGATGGAGGCCCCCTCGGTCGTCGCCGAACGGCTGCCGAAGGCGCTCATCCACCGCAACGTCGCGGGCGAGCGCGTGCACGCGCTGCTCGCCGAGCTCGACCGGGCCTGGGCGATCGAGGCGCCGCTGGCCGGCTTCGGCGCGGTGCAGCGCTGGGTGGCGACGGTGGGGCGGATGCGTGCGGCCGGCTGGCCGGTCGCTGACGGCCCCGCGCGGTGGCGGCTGGGCGAGCTGACCGTCGCGTGGGCCGCGGTGGCGCCGGGCGCGCACCCGGCGTAG
- a CDS encoding phosphoglyceromutase — MTERTLILLRHGQSTWNEKNLFTGWVDVRLTPKGEEEAKRGGELLRERDLLPDVLYTSLLTRAIQTANIALDAADRGWIPVERSWRLNERHYGDLQGKDKAATLEQYGEEKFMIWRRSFDTPPPPIAADNEHSQADDPRYAGIDGEVPQTECLKDVIERFLPYWESTITKDLDAGRTVLVTAHGNSLRALVKHLDGISDDDIASLNIPTGIPLVYKLGDDNMPLGPGEYLDPEAAAAGAAAVAAQGHKQ; from the coding sequence ATGACCGAGCGCACCCTCATCCTGCTCCGCCACGGCCAGTCCACCTGGAACGAGAAGAACCTCTTCACCGGTTGGGTCGACGTCCGTCTGACGCCGAAGGGCGAGGAGGAGGCGAAGCGCGGCGGCGAGCTGCTGCGCGAGCGCGACCTGCTGCCCGACGTGCTCTACACGTCGCTGCTCACGCGGGCGATCCAGACCGCCAACATCGCCCTCGACGCGGCCGACCGCGGCTGGATCCCGGTCGAGCGCTCCTGGCGGCTCAACGAGCGCCACTACGGCGACCTGCAGGGCAAGGACAAGGCGGCGACCCTCGAGCAGTACGGCGAGGAGAAGTTCATGATCTGGCGTCGCTCGTTCGACACGCCGCCGCCGCCCATCGCGGCCGACAACGAGCACTCGCAGGCCGACGACCCGCGTTACGCCGGCATCGACGGCGAGGTGCCCCAGACGGAGTGCCTGAAGGACGTCATCGAGCGCTTCCTGCCCTACTGGGAGTCGACGATCACGAAGGATCTCGACGCAGGCAGGACGGTGCTCGTCACGGCGCACGGCAACTCGCTGCGGGCGCTCGTGAAGCACCTCGACGGCATCTCCGACGACGACATCGCGAGCCTCAACATCCCCACCGGCATCCCGCTCGTCTACAAGCTGGGCGACGACAACATGCCGCTCGGCCCGGGCGAGTACCTCGACCCGGAGGCCGCGGCTGCGGGGGCGGCGGCGGTGGCGGCTCAGGGGCACAAGCAGTAG
- the phoU gene encoding phosphate signaling complex protein PhoU: protein MRDVFQQELAEVQVRLVDIANHVVVSIEHAVRAFGDSNVQLAEQVIATDPIIDDKASALDELAIDIIARQSPVARDLRIVVSALRISASLERMGDLARHIALLARYRFPMNVVPESLQPTFADMGARDIEIAKMIRDLLETQDIAIGDRIEEIDNHVDQLHRDVFAHVLGTEWEGAAHTTVDATLASRYHERFADHAVGIAKKVKYLATGDWVGDEDAHAEMAPEPVRPHSSGEPQHPLTTSD from the coding sequence ATGCGCGACGTATTCCAGCAGGAGCTCGCCGAGGTGCAGGTGCGCCTCGTCGACATCGCCAACCACGTGGTGGTCTCGATCGAGCACGCGGTGCGCGCGTTCGGCGACTCGAACGTGCAGCTCGCCGAGCAGGTGATCGCGACCGACCCGATCATCGACGACAAGGCATCCGCCCTCGACGAGCTCGCGATCGACATCATCGCGCGCCAGTCGCCGGTGGCCCGCGACCTGCGCATCGTCGTCTCGGCGCTGCGCATCTCGGCGTCGCTCGAGCGCATGGGCGACCTCGCGCGGCACATCGCGCTGCTCGCGCGCTACCGCTTCCCGATGAACGTGGTGCCCGAGTCGCTGCAGCCGACGTTCGCCGACATGGGCGCGCGCGACATCGAGATCGCCAAGATGATCCGCGACCTGCTCGAGACGCAGGACATCGCGATCGGCGACCGCATCGAGGAGATCGACAACCACGTCGACCAGCTGCACCGCGACGTGTTCGCGCACGTGCTCGGCACCGAGTGGGAGGGCGCCGCGCACACCACCGTCGACGCCACGCTCGCGAGCCGCTACCACGAGCGCTTCGCCGACCACGCGGTCGGCATCGCCAAGAAGGTCAAGTACCTCGCGACCGGCGACTGGGTCGGCGACGAGGATGCGCACGCCGAGATGGCGCCCGAGCCGGTGCGGCCGCACTCGTCCGGAGAGCCGCAGCACCCGCTCACCACCTCCGACTGA
- a CDS encoding sensor histidine kinase produces the protein MDASWYVLLALLLGFAIGAASVHLLGIAAQRGRQVMAIASEPVPDGVAAMVGVLESAGIVLDGSNQVLLASPGAHNLDIVDGRTLRSHEILDAVRRVWRTGETEVLDLVHRRGRIGAGTELHLRVRIAPLGNRFMLVLAADRTEELRLAGVRRDFVANVSHELKTPIGAVTVLAEAIEAAADDPDRVRSFAQRMQVEADRLARMTKGLIDLSRIQSDDPLDRPERVSIAAVVDVAIDRNRVLADAKRMRIMPRVLEDAVVLGSEELITMAVQNLVSNAVQYSPEATHVGIGVRVVDGVIEIAVTDKGVGIAVEERERIFERFYRVDPARSRVTGGTGLGLSIVKHVAVSHGGEVTLWSRPGQGSTFTLRLPVAQQPARKEIA, from the coding sequence GTGGATGCGTCTTGGTACGTGCTCCTCGCGCTCCTGCTCGGATTCGCGATCGGAGCGGCCTCCGTGCACCTGCTCGGCATCGCCGCGCAGCGCGGCAGGCAGGTGATGGCCATCGCCAGCGAACCGGTGCCCGACGGCGTCGCCGCGATGGTCGGGGTGCTCGAGTCTGCGGGCATCGTGCTCGACGGGTCCAACCAGGTGCTGCTCGCCTCGCCCGGCGCCCACAACCTCGACATCGTCGACGGGCGAACGCTGCGCTCGCACGAGATCCTCGACGCGGTGCGGCGCGTCTGGCGCACCGGTGAGACCGAGGTGCTCGACCTGGTGCACCGGCGCGGTCGCATCGGCGCCGGCACCGAGCTGCACCTGCGCGTGCGCATCGCGCCGCTCGGCAACCGCTTCATGCTGGTGCTCGCCGCCGACCGCACCGAGGAGCTGCGCCTGGCCGGCGTGCGCCGCGACTTCGTCGCCAACGTCAGCCACGAGCTGAAGACGCCCATCGGCGCGGTGACCGTGCTCGCCGAGGCGATCGAGGCCGCAGCGGACGATCCCGACCGCGTGCGCTCCTTCGCCCAGCGCATGCAGGTCGAGGCCGACCGGCTCGCCCGCATGACGAAGGGCCTCATCGACCTGTCGCGCATCCAGTCCGACGATCCGCTCGACCGGCCCGAACGGGTGTCGATCGCGGCCGTCGTCGACGTCGCGATCGACCGCAACCGGGTGCTCGCCGATGCGAAGCGGATGCGCATCATGCCCCGGGTGCTCGAGGACGCGGTGGTGCTGGGCTCGGAAGAGCTCATCACCATGGCCGTCCAGAACCTGGTCTCGAACGCCGTGCAGTACTCGCCGGAGGCCACGCACGTGGGCATCGGCGTGCGCGTGGTCGACGGGGTGATCGAGATCGCGGTGACCGACAAGGGCGTCGGCATCGCGGTGGAGGAGCGCGAGCGGATCTTCGAGCGCTTCTACCGCGTCGACCCCGCGCGCAGCCGCGTGACGGGCGGCACCGGCCTCGGCCTCAGTATCGTGAAGCATGTCGCCGTCAGCCACGGCGGCGAGGTCACGCTCTGGTCGCGCCCAGGTCAGGGCTCGACGTTCACCCTGCGACTCCCGGTCGCCCAACAGCCCGCCCGCAAGGAGATCGCATGA
- a CDS encoding response regulator transcription factor codes for MTRILIVEDEIALAEPLAYLLEIEGYETAHAADGDVAVELFEREGADLILLDLMLPGQSGTEVCKAIRRTSKVPIIMVTAKDSEVDTIVGLELGADDYVTKPYSSRELVARIRAVLRRRAVEEEDDDDSVVEIGRVRLDADSHTVTVAGEEVAMPLREFELLEYLMRNAGRVLTRGQLIDRVWGSDYFGDTKTLDVHIKRLRAKVEEDPGNPTRVVTLRGLGYRFER; via the coding sequence ATGACGCGCATCCTGATCGTCGAGGACGAGATCGCTCTCGCTGAGCCGCTCGCCTACCTGCTCGAGATCGAGGGATACGAGACGGCGCACGCCGCCGACGGCGACGTCGCGGTCGAGCTGTTCGAGCGGGAGGGCGCCGACCTGATCCTGCTCGACCTGATGCTGCCCGGCCAGAGCGGCACCGAGGTGTGCAAGGCGATCCGCCGCACCTCGAAGGTGCCGATCATCATGGTCACCGCCAAGGACAGCGAGGTCGACACGATCGTGGGCCTCGAGCTGGGCGCCGACGACTACGTGACCAAGCCGTACTCCTCGCGCGAGCTGGTGGCACGCATCCGCGCTGTCCTCCGCCGCCGCGCGGTCGAGGAGGAGGACGACGACGACTCGGTCGTCGAGATCGGCCGCGTGCGGCTCGACGCCGACAGCCACACGGTCACGGTGGCGGGCGAGGAGGTGGCGATGCCGCTGCGCGAGTTCGAGCTGCTGGAGTACCTCATGCGCAACGCCGGCCGCGTGCTCACGCGGGGCCAGCTGATCGACCGGGTGTGGGGCAGCGACTACTTCGGCGACACGAAGACGCTCGACGTGCACATCAAGCGCCTGCGGGCGAAGGTCGAGGAGGATCCCGGCAATCCGACGCGCGTGGTGACGCTGCGCGGGCTGGGGTACCGCTTCGAGCGGTAG
- a CDS encoding CarD family transcriptional regulator: protein MNFEVGETVVYPHHGAATITEVKIRKIKGVETTYLKLNVAQGGLTIEVPAQNVDMVGVRDVIGEEGLGRVFEVLKADFTEEPTNWARRYKANVEKLASGDVIKVSEVVRDLSRRDQDRGLSAGEKRMLAKARQILVSELALAEHTDEDAAAARLDEALAPAS from the coding sequence ATGAACTTTGAGGTCGGAGAGACGGTCGTCTACCCCCACCACGGTGCCGCGACGATCACCGAGGTGAAGATCCGCAAGATCAAGGGCGTCGAGACCACCTACCTCAAGCTCAACGTCGCGCAGGGCGGGCTCACGATCGAGGTCCCCGCGCAGAACGTCGACATGGTGGGCGTGCGCGACGTCATCGGCGAAGAGGGCCTCGGCCGCGTCTTCGAGGTGCTGAAGGCCGACTTCACCGAGGAGCCCACCAACTGGGCCCGCCGCTACAAGGCCAACGTCGAGAAGCTCGCCTCCGGCGACGTCATCAAGGTGAGCGAGGTCGTGCGCGACCTGAGCCGCCGCGACCAGGACCGCGGCCTCTCGGCCGGCGAGAAGCGCATGCTCGCGAAGGCCCGCCAGATCCTGGTCTCCGAGCTGGCGCTCGCCGAGCACACCGATGAGGATGCCGCCGCGGCGCGCCTCGACGAGGCGCTCGCCCCCGCGAGCTGA
- the ispD gene encoding 2-C-methyl-D-erythritol 4-phosphate cytidylyltransferase yields MTDTALIVVAAGSGTRLGRTRAGRPVPKAFAEVAGAPILEHALRGVAGLGASIVLVVPSGFEADASAIAARAGVRAAVVAGGATRADSVAAGLAAIGHARLVLVHDAARALTPMASFDRVLAALRAGAAAVVPVLPVVDTIRSAGEEGLGAIVDRSSLRAMQTPQGFDVPTLRRAYEAAGDARAASTDDAQLVQALGEPIVAVHGDELAFKITTPADAARAEALLAQEAGVAEQATPAGQTTGGAAPELRTGIGVDVHAFGGDGALWLAGLEWEGQGLAGHSDGDAACHAIVDALLGAAGLGDIGALVGVDDPRFAGARGEVFVRAAVALLAEHGWAPVNVAVQVLGVRPRIGTRRDEAQRVLSAMVGAPVSVSGTTTDGLGAIGRGEGVQAMATALIRRP; encoded by the coding sequence GTGACCGACACCGCCCTCATCGTCGTCGCCGCGGGCAGCGGCACCCGGCTCGGCCGCACGCGTGCGGGCCGACCCGTGCCGAAGGCCTTCGCCGAGGTCGCCGGCGCGCCGATCCTGGAGCACGCGCTGCGCGGGGTCGCCGGGCTCGGCGCGAGCATCGTGCTGGTCGTGCCGAGCGGGTTCGAGGCGGATGCGTCGGCGATCGCCGCGCGCGCAGGCGTGCGCGCCGCCGTGGTCGCCGGGGGCGCCACGCGCGCCGACTCCGTGGCCGCCGGGCTGGCTGCGATCGGCCACGCCCGCCTCGTGCTGGTGCACGACGCGGCGCGCGCGCTCACACCGATGGCGTCGTTCGACCGGGTGCTCGCCGCGCTGCGGGCGGGGGCGGCGGCGGTGGTGCCGGTGCTGCCGGTGGTCGACACGATCCGCTCGGCGGGCGAGGAGGGGCTCGGCGCGATCGTCGACCGCTCGTCGCTGCGCGCGATGCAGACGCCGCAGGGCTTCGATGTGCCGACGCTGCGCCGGGCCTACGAGGCGGCTGGCGATGCGCGCGCCGCCTCGACCGACGATGCGCAGCTCGTGCAGGCGCTCGGCGAGCCGATCGTCGCGGTGCACGGCGACGAGCTCGCCTTCAAGATCACGACCCCTGCCGACGCCGCCCGGGCCGAGGCGCTGCTGGCGCAGGAGGCGGGCGTGGCGGAGCAGGCGACCCCGGCGGGGCAGACGACGGGTGGCGCTGCGCCCGAGCTGCGCACCGGCATCGGCGTCGACGTGCACGCGTTCGGCGGCGACGGCGCGCTCTGGCTCGCCGGGCTCGAATGGGAGGGGCAGGGCCTCGCAGGCCACTCCGACGGCGACGCCGCCTGCCATGCGATCGTCGATGCCCTGCTGGGCGCCGCGGGCCTGGGCGACATCGGCGCGCTGGTCGGCGTCGACGACCCGCGCTTCGCGGGTGCTCGTGGCGAGGTGTTCGTGCGCGCGGCGGTCGCGCTCCTGGCCGAGCACGGCTGGGCGCCGGTGAACGTCGCCGTGCAGGTGCTCGGCGTGCGGCCGCGCATCGGCACCCGGCGCGACGAGGCGCAGCGGGTGCTCTCGGCGATGGTCGGCGCACCCGTGAGCGTCAGCGGCACCACGACCGACGGGCTCGGCGCCATCGGCCGCGGCGAGGGTGTGCAGGCGATGGCGACGGCGCTCATCCGTCGCCCTTGA
- the cysS gene encoding cysteine--tRNA ligase: MTVRIYDSKQQTIVDLQPLRAGEVSMYVCGPTVQSSPHIGHVRSAVAYDVWRRWLEHRGNRVVFVRNVTDIDDKVLVNAVDEPWWALAYRVELEFSAAYRGVGVLAPTYEPRATASVIEMHEIIALLIERGHAYPALDGSADVYFDVRSWEAYGALTRQSIDKMEPAADADPRGKRDPRDFALWKASKADEPDSASWASPWGRGRPGWHIECSAMARRYLGDAFDIHGGGLDLRFPHHENELAQSTAAGLGFAQLWSHNGLVHVDGEKMSKSLGNSIFAADLLRSVRPIAVRYFLVAPHYRSTIDLRTAGGSLEGGSLAEAESAFSRIEAMLERAARAGSLPDVGVPDAFATAMDDDLSTPQAVAVLHETTRAANVALDAGETDAALARAGAVRAMLRVLGLDPEDAVWHSGTSAESGAGEHAALTSLVETLLTERREARAAKDFAASDRIRDALAAAGILVEDGRDTTTWSIT, from the coding sequence GTGACCGTGCGCATCTACGACTCGAAGCAGCAGACGATCGTCGACCTGCAGCCGCTCCGCGCGGGCGAGGTCTCGATGTACGTCTGCGGCCCGACCGTGCAGTCGTCGCCCCACATCGGCCACGTGCGCAGCGCCGTCGCCTACGACGTGTGGCGCCGCTGGCTCGAGCACCGCGGCAACCGCGTCGTGTTCGTGCGCAACGTCACCGACATCGACGACAAGGTGCTCGTGAACGCGGTCGACGAGCCCTGGTGGGCGCTCGCCTACCGGGTCGAGCTCGAGTTCAGCGCCGCCTACCGGGGTGTCGGCGTGCTCGCACCGACCTACGAGCCGCGCGCCACCGCATCCGTCATCGAGATGCACGAGATCATCGCGCTGCTCATCGAGCGCGGCCACGCCTACCCGGCGCTCGACGGCTCGGCCGACGTCTACTTCGACGTGCGCTCGTGGGAGGCCTACGGCGCGCTCACCCGGCAGTCGATCGACAAGATGGAGCCGGCCGCCGACGCCGACCCGCGCGGCAAGCGCGACCCGCGCGACTTCGCGCTCTGGAAGGCGAGCAAGGCCGACGAGCCCGACTCCGCCTCGTGGGCGTCGCCGTGGGGGCGGGGCCGCCCCGGCTGGCACATCGAGTGCTCGGCGATGGCGCGCCGCTACCTGGGCGACGCGTTCGACATCCACGGCGGCGGGCTCGACCTGCGGTTCCCGCACCACGAGAACGAGCTGGCGCAGTCGACCGCCGCCGGCCTCGGCTTCGCACAGCTGTGGAGCCACAACGGGCTCGTGCACGTCGACGGCGAGAAGATGTCGAAGTCGCTCGGCAACTCGATCTTCGCCGCCGACCTGCTGCGCTCCGTACGGCCGATCGCGGTGCGCTACTTCCTCGTCGCGCCCCACTACCGCTCGACGATCGACCTGCGCACGGCCGGCGGCAGCCTCGAGGGCGGCTCGCTCGCCGAGGCCGAGTCGGCGTTCTCGCGCATCGAGGCGATGCTCGAGCGCGCGGCCAGGGCGGGCTCGCTGCCCGACGTCGGGGTGCCGGATGCGTTCGCGACGGCCATGGACGACGACCTCTCCACGCCCCAGGCGGTCGCGGTGCTGCACGAGACGACGCGCGCCGCGAACGTCGCGCTCGACGCGGGGGAGACGGATGCCGCGCTCGCCCGGGCGGGAGCGGTGCGGGCGATGCTGCGGGTGCTGGGGCTCGACCCGGAGGACGCGGTGTGGCATTCTGGAACGTCGGCCGAGTCCGGCGCGGGCGAGCATGCCGCTTTGACCAGCCTGGTCGAGACGCTGCTCACCGAGCGCCGTGAGGCCCGCGCGGCGAAGGACTTCGCCGCCTCCGACCGCATCCGCGACGCGCTCGCGGCAGCCGGGATCCTCGTCGAGGACGGCCGAGACACCACCACTTGGAGCATCACATGA
- the rlmB gene encoding 23S rRNA (guanosine(2251)-2'-O)-methyltransferase RlmB yields MTKPQRAPRKKGPLKGTGGHGRKSLEGKGPTPKAEDRSWHVAGKRKAARERFEAASSKGRKPEPPRHRKPSSAKDDSELVTGRNSVLEALRTKVPATTLILAARLEMDERVKEILQLANKRGLPVLEMMRPELDRITGHDSVHQGVALKVPPYQYAHPIDLLEQVVDRQQTPLFVALDGVTDPRNLGAIIRSAAAFGAQGVIVPQRRSVGVTASAWKTSAGAAARVPVAMAANLTSTLKELKSQGVFVVGLDGGGDVQLHELELADRPLVIVVGSEGKGLSRLVTETCDAIVSIPIESMTESLNAGIAASVTLYEVAKRRSSR; encoded by the coding sequence ATGACGAAGCCGCAGCGCGCCCCGCGCAAGAAGGGCCCCCTGAAGGGCACCGGCGGTCACGGCCGCAAGTCGCTCGAGGGCAAGGGCCCGACGCCGAAGGCCGAGGATCGCTCCTGGCACGTCGCCGGCAAGCGGAAGGCTGCGCGCGAGCGCTTCGAGGCCGCCTCCTCGAAGGGCCGCAAGCCCGAGCCGCCCCGCCACCGCAAGCCCTCGTCGGCGAAGGACGACTCCGAGCTGGTCACCGGCCGCAACTCGGTGCTCGAGGCGCTGCGCACCAAGGTGCCGGCGACCACGCTGATCCTCGCCGCCCGGCTCGAGATGGATGAGCGCGTCAAGGAGATCCTGCAGCTGGCCAACAAGCGCGGCCTGCCGGTGCTCGAGATGATGCGCCCCGAGCTCGATCGCATCACCGGTCACGACTCGGTGCACCAGGGCGTCGCGCTGAAGGTGCCGCCCTATCAGTACGCGCACCCGATCGACCTGCTCGAGCAGGTCGTCGACCGCCAGCAGACGCCGCTGTTCGTGGCCCTCGACGGCGTCACCGACCCGCGCAACCTGGGCGCGATCATCCGCTCGGCCGCCGCGTTCGGCGCGCAGGGCGTCATCGTGCCCCAGCGCCGCTCGGTGGGCGTGACCGCGAGCGCGTGGAAGACCAGCGCCGGCGCCGCCGCCCGCGTGCCGGTGGCGATGGCCGCCAACCTGACGAGCACGCTCAAGGAGCTCAAGTCGCAGGGCGTGTTCGTGGTCGGCCTCGACGGCGGCGGCGACGTGCAGCTGCACGAGCTCGAGCTCGCCGACCGGCCGCTCGTGATCGTCGTCGGCAGCGAGGGCAAGGGCCTGTCGCGGCTCGTCACCGAGACCTGCGACGCGATCGTCTCGATCCCGATCGAGTCGATGACCGAGTCGCTGAACGCCGGCATCGCGGCATCCGTCACGCTCTACGAGGTCGCGAAGCGCCGCTCCTCTCGCTAG
- a CDS encoding DUF4032 domain-containing protein, producing the protein MRSDLRITSSVMDATLLDLPWGIALDEWTEADVVQLPKGISRHLVRFARLGSRVVAIKETTEEMAAREYAMLRRLQRLDVPCVEPLAIVAGRTDGDGEPLPTALVTRHLRFSLPYRALYSSSMKESTAERLVDALAGLLVRLHLVGFYWGDVSLSNTLFRRDAGAFAAYLVDAETGSIEPSGLSDGRRADDLEVARVNIAGELLDLAAGDRLDESIDPVAVAGSIVEQYRSLWAELTEQEVIPLSERWRIRDRIERLNLLGYDIEELSISTGDGGTTVRIQPKVVDPGHHHRRLQSLTGIDAEENQARRMLNDLDEYVAIQHDARPGIDEETLAHEWFEQIFAPIVELVPIELRGKLEGPEVFHQVLEHRWYLSEREQREVPLREAAAAYIATQLAFRRDEAALLDVPVTMTMPIVTLQDMPGDDDAADWRDLV; encoded by the coding sequence ATGCGCTCCGATCTGCGGATCACCTCCTCGGTGATGGACGCGACCCTGCTCGACCTGCCGTGGGGCATCGCGCTCGACGAGTGGACCGAGGCCGACGTCGTGCAGCTGCCGAAGGGCATCTCGCGCCACCTCGTGCGCTTCGCCCGGCTCGGCAGCCGCGTCGTCGCCATCAAGGAGACGACCGAGGAGATGGCGGCGCGCGAGTACGCCATGCTGCGCCGCCTGCAGCGCCTCGACGTGCCGTGCGTCGAGCCGCTCGCGATCGTCGCCGGCCGCACCGACGGCGACGGCGAGCCGCTGCCGACCGCGCTCGTCACCCGCCACCTGCGCTTCTCGCTCCCCTACCGGGCGCTGTACTCGTCGTCGATGAAGGAGTCGACCGCCGAGCGCCTCGTCGATGCGCTCGCCGGCCTGCTCGTGCGGCTGCACCTGGTCGGGTTCTACTGGGGCGACGTGTCGCTGTCGAACACCCTCTTCCGCCGCGACGCCGGCGCCTTCGCCGCCTACCTGGTCGACGCCGAGACGGGCAGCATCGAGCCCTCCGGCCTCTCCGACGGCCGGCGGGCCGACGACCTCGAGGTCGCGCGCGTCAACATCGCCGGCGAGCTGCTCGACCTCGCCGCCGGCGATCGGCTCGACGAGTCGATCGACCCGGTCGCGGTGGCCGGCTCGATCGTCGAGCAGTACCGGTCGCTGTGGGCCGAGCTGACCGAGCAGGAGGTGATCCCGCTCAGCGAGCGCTGGCGCATCCGCGACCGCATCGAGCGGCTCAACCTGCTCGGCTACGACATCGAGGAGCTCTCGATCTCCACCGGCGACGGCGGCACCACCGTGCGCATCCAGCCCAAGGTGGTCGACCCCGGGCACCACCACCGACGCCTGCAGTCGCTCACCGGCATCGATGCCGAGGAGAACCAGGCGCGCCGCATGCTGAACGACCTCGACGAGTACGTCGCGATCCAGCACGACGCCCGGCCGGGCATCGACGAGGAGACGCTCGCGCACGAGTGGTTCGAGCAGATCTTCGCGCCGATCGTCGAGCTGGTGCCGATCGAGCTGCGCGGCAAGCTGGAGGGGCCCGAGGTGTTCCACCAGGTGCTCGAGCACCGCTGGTACCTCTCCGAGCGCGAGCAGCGCGAGGTGCCGCTGCGCGAGGCCGCGGCCGCCTACATCGCGACGCAGCTCGCCTTCCGGCGCGACGAGGCGGCGCTGCTCGACGTGCCGGTCACCATGACGATGCCGATCGTCACGCTGCAGGACATGCCCGGTGACGACGACGCGGCCGACTGGCGCGACCTGGTGTGA